The Pricia mediterranea genome includes a window with the following:
- a CDS encoding arsenate reductase family protein: MKKDERKLSYIYSSQSDLGKKVLAYVESIDKGIVTTDISQDKLGDTIWTEILDALDMTFEELLSTDRPNTREIVPDGDFDTNDWLKILDKNPVLLQHPIAINGDKAKLIQSRADILPFYEVDSAGIEQSPTEGQPDISRRTNGEGFVPDTDENQK, translated from the coding sequence TTGAAAAAGGATGAAAGAAAATTGAGCTATATCTATAGTTCGCAATCAGATCTGGGCAAGAAAGTATTGGCGTATGTGGAATCGATCGATAAGGGAATCGTTACCACTGATATTTCCCAGGACAAGCTCGGGGATACTATTTGGACGGAGATATTGGATGCGCTGGACATGACTTTTGAAGAACTGCTTAGTACGGACCGGCCCAATACCCGGGAAATCGTCCCCGATGGCGATTTCGACACCAACGATTGGCTTAAGATTCTGGATAAAAATCCTGTGCTACTGCAACACCCCATTGCCATCAACGGCGATAAGGCCAAACTGATTCAATCGCGAGCGGATATCCTTCCGTTCTATGAGGTCGATTCCGCGGGAATTGAACAAAGTCCGACTGAAGGCCAACCCGATATTTCACGACGTACAAACGGGGAAGGCTTTGTGCCCGACACCGACGAGAACCAAAAATAA
- a CDS encoding four-helix bundle copper-binding protein, giving the protein MRNEKLIHALGNCINHCNYCADACLDEDNVKMMVTCIRTDRVCAEVCSTLSQVLATSYSDVQGLVDYCKKICEACAEECSKHEHQHCQDCAEACRKCAEACAAYAA; this is encoded by the coding sequence ATGAGAAATGAAAAATTAATCCACGCCCTCGGCAATTGTATCAATCACTGTAATTATTGTGCGGATGCCTGTTTAGACGAGGACAACGTCAAAATGATGGTCACTTGCATCCGGACCGATAGGGTTTGTGCCGAAGTGTGCAGCACCCTTTCACAGGTACTCGCCACCTCCTATTCCGATGTTCAGGGATTGGTGGATTATTGTAAGAAAATATGTGAAGCTTGTGCGGAAGAATGTTCAAAACATGAGCACCAGCATTGTCAGGATTGTGCCGAAGCCTGTAGGAAATGTGCGGAGGCCTGTGCAGCATACGCGGCTTAA
- a CDS encoding Hsp20/alpha crystallin family protein yields the protein MSLVRRTGGMYPSFMEDFFDDEWSGQGNMFDTGTKIPAVNVKESDEQFEIQVAAPGMQKDNFDINIENNVLSISAEIKKENEEQDEGGKYTKREFSYSSFRRSFSLPDSVNDEEIKANYENGILKLSIPKKEEARPKPPRQISIDEK from the coding sequence ATGAGTTTAGTTAGAAGAACAGGAGGAATGTATCCCTCTTTTATGGAAGATTTTTTCGATGATGAATGGTCCGGTCAAGGCAATATGTTCGATACGGGAACGAAAATTCCTGCCGTCAATGTAAAGGAGTCCGACGAACAATTTGAAATACAGGTCGCGGCCCCTGGAATGCAAAAAGACAATTTTGACATTAATATAGAGAACAATGTCCTAAGCATTTCTGCCGAAATCAAAAAAGAGAACGAAGAACAGGATGAGGGCGGTAAATACACTAAGCGGGAGTTCAGCTATAGTTCCTTTAGAAGGTCTTTTTCGTTGCCCGACTCCGTAAACGATGAGGAGATCAAGGCCAATTACGAAAATGGAATTTTAAAGCTTTCCATTCCTAAAAAAGAGGAAGCACGTCCAAAACCGCCCCGTCAGATTTCAATCGACGAAAAGTAG
- a CDS encoding response regulator, giving the protein MTGNETLDPYEYDCTVFLVDDDEDDRKFFAEALKEADAKVQLILFSSGKELLAHLHSDEPLPDIIFLDLYMPEMSGETCLSHIRTEEQFDSISLVIYSTVMNLSRVEALFNSGVQRYLRKPSSFRVLKNALKKAIESVRKNPLGGQAIINYSE; this is encoded by the coding sequence ATGACAGGGAACGAAACACTTGATCCTTACGAGTACGACTGCACCGTATTTTTGGTGGATGACGATGAGGATGACCGAAAATTTTTTGCAGAGGCCTTAAAGGAAGCTGATGCCAAGGTACAACTGATTCTTTTTTCGAGTGGAAAAGAGCTGCTCGCCCACCTGCATTCCGATGAGCCGCTACCGGACATCATTTTTCTGGATCTATATATGCCGGAAATGAGCGGAGAAACCTGTCTTTCGCATATCCGCACCGAAGAACAATTCGATTCCATTAGCTTGGTCATTTATTCTACGGTAATGAACCTTTCCAGGGTAGAGGCGCTGTTCAACTCCGGAGTCCAAAGATACCTTAGAAAACCTTCGTCGTTTAGAGTGCTGAAGAACGCGCTCAAAAAGGCCATCGAGTCGGTCCGTAAAAATCCATTAGGGGGTCAGGCCATCATCAATTATTCGGAGTAA
- a CDS encoding CHAD domain-containing protein has translation MELKLDTIEAITESIRQILQSECKEALRIIETKSEVDPHETVHEIRKHFKKIRAVLRLVRDTTDRYQEENQFFRDEARTISEVRDAEAMLEAVGLIEKQFEDKLYKDAFSDSRKLLLAYRDDLAKKVLQDNRMLKKIRKNTSEKCEALSVLPMDIDSHESISPGLKRTYKRGRKAFWEAAESRSPDAFHEWRKRVKYLRYQMLTIAPIWPEVLRTWEDELHRLSDALGTDRDLYMLNKFLEQTEDHPYAEVDGNPYLLSTLIEGHRQQLQEYALLLGKKLYHYKPSTLISWIETLWEAQLAVHKEFPLPLDTLED, from the coding sequence ATGGAATTGAAACTTGACACTATCGAGGCAATAACGGAGAGTATTCGCCAAATCTTACAAAGTGAATGTAAAGAAGCTCTTCGGATTATTGAAACAAAATCGGAAGTTGACCCGCACGAAACCGTCCACGAGATTCGAAAGCACTTTAAGAAAATCAGGGCGGTGCTGCGGTTGGTGCGCGATACGACGGACCGATACCAAGAAGAAAACCAATTTTTCAGGGACGAGGCACGGACTATTTCGGAAGTTCGCGATGCCGAGGCGATGCTTGAGGCCGTCGGCCTGATCGAAAAACAGTTCGAGGACAAACTATATAAAGATGCCTTTTCCGATTCGCGGAAACTGCTTTTGGCCTACCGTGACGATTTGGCGAAGAAGGTATTACAAGACAATCGGATGTTAAAAAAAATCCGTAAAAACACATCCGAAAAGTGCGAGGCCTTATCCGTACTGCCGATGGACATCGATAGTCACGAATCGATAAGCCCGGGTCTCAAGCGCACCTATAAAAGGGGCCGAAAAGCCTTTTGGGAAGCTGCAGAATCCCGGTCCCCCGACGCCTTCCACGAATGGCGCAAGCGGGTCAAATACCTGCGCTATCAAATGCTGACCATAGCCCCGATCTGGCCCGAGGTTCTCAGGACCTGGGAGGATGAATTGCACCGGCTTTCCGATGCCCTTGGCACCGATAGAGACCTGTATATGTTGAACAAATTTTTAGAACAGACGGAAGACCATCCCTATGCCGAGGTCGATGGCAACCCCTACCTGCTCTCGACACTTATCGAAGGCCATCGCCAACAATTGCAGGAATATGCGCTTTTGCTCGGCAAAAAACTTTACCATTATAAACCCAGCACCTTAATTTCATGGATAGAGACGCTTTGGGAGGCACAGTTGGCCGTCCACAAAGAATTTCCCTTACCTCTAGATACCCTTGAAGATTAG